Proteins encoded by one window of Sphaerodactylus townsendi isolate TG3544 linkage group LG04, MPM_Stown_v2.3, whole genome shotgun sequence:
- the SNN gene encoding stannin: MSITDHSPTTGVVTVIVILIAIAALGALILGCWCYLRLQRISQSEDEESIVGEGETKEPFLLVQYSARGPCTERKAKLMPNGTETHS, translated from the coding sequence ATGTCGATCACAGACCACAGCCCCACCACCGGGGTGGTGACGGTCATCGTCATCCTGATCGCCATAGCGGCGCTGGGCGCCCTGATCCTCGGCTGCTGGTGCTACCTGCGCCTCCAGAGGATCAGCCAGTCAGAGGACGAGGAGAGCATCGTGGGCGAAGGCGAGACCAAGGAGCCCTTCCTCCTGGTCCAGTACTCAGCCCGCGGGCCGTGCACGGAGAGGAAAGCCAAACTCATGCCCAACGGCACCGAGACTCACAGCTAA